Below is a genomic region from Flammeovirgaceae bacterium SG7u.111.
GGTATCCACCGGAGAGGTTCCGCCATTGCATCCCCGTGCGCAAGATATAAAATATGCCATCCACCACGTCGCGCAAATCATATTTACGCTTTCTTTGCACAGGTAGGCATTCTTTGATATATTCCCATTGCTGGGCAGTCAATCGGCTTTGGTCGGTTTCCATAAACTTTGTTGTTTGGTCACTACAAAGTTTTGGGCTGCCCAGCTTTTTTCAAAATTTAAACATGCTCTAAAATCTCATTCCAATGGCACAATTTAATGAAAATATCTTGATAAAGATCTTCATCGATATCGATGATTTCTGTAAATGTCACGAAGCATGGCTCGAAGCACACCCTGGCAGGCCCTATGGGGAATGGAGATCCAACCTTAGCAGGAGCGAGGCGATGACTATCTTGGTATGCTATCAATTATCGGGCTATAAGAACTTTGCCTATTACTATGAGAAGATGGTGCTCCCCGAGCTTTCAGGTTATTTCCCAGGCTTGGTGGGGTACAAGAGCTTTCTGTCGCTCATACCTTCCTGTCTCGACCAATTGTACATGTATGCCACTTGGCAGGCCGCCCAATCTGCCAGGACGGGCATCTACTATGTGGACAGCAAGAAACTGCCCGTATGCGACAATAGGCGCATCCACAGCAACAAGGTCTTTGCAGGGGTGGCAGGACGGGGGAAATCATCCACGGGCTGGTTCTACGGGCTCAAGCTCCACTTGGTGGTCAACAATATGGGCGAGGCCGTCTCTTTCCTGTTCACGCCCGCCAATGTGGGGGACAACAACCATAAGGTGCTCGGCCACCTGTTGGACAGGCTCAAGGGGGCATGTTATGGCGACAGGGGATACCTGTCCAGCCTCTTTGAAGAGTTCTATTGCAAAGGGCTCAAGCTTGTCACGAAGATCCGCAAGAACATGAAGAACGCCTTGGTGCCCTTACATGAAAGATATAGGCTCATGAAGAGGGCGATGATCGAATCGGTCAATGATATCTTGATGACCGTATGCGACATAGACCATACCAGGCACAGAAGCCCTGTCAATGCAATCGCGCACATGACATGCGCGCTCATCGCCTACAATTAACCAAAGGTCTCATTCCCTAATCTTTTAAATTAGTCCTCGATTTTCAAAAACCTCACGTTACAAAACTAATTCAAAAAA
It encodes:
- a CDS encoding IS982 family transposase translates to MAQFNENILIKIFIDIDDFCKCHEAWLEAHPGRPYGEWRSNLSRSEAMTILVCYQLSGYKNFAYYYEKMVLPELSGYFPGLVGYKSFLSLIPSCLDQLYMYATWQAAQSARTGIYYVDSKKLPVCDNRRIHSNKVFAGVAGRGKSSTGWFYGLKLHLVVNNMGEAVSFLFTPANVGDNNHKVLGHLLDRLKGACYGDRGYLSSLFEEFYCKGLKLVTKIRKNMKNALVPLHERYRLMKRAMIESVNDILMTVCDIDHTRHRSPVNAIAHMTCALIAYN